One segment of Patulibacter sp. SYSU D01012 DNA contains the following:
- the cofC gene encoding 2-phospho-L-lactate guanylyltransferase, producing the protein MKTIAVVPVKRFGQAKTRLADALPARSRVALMQAMVTDVLIALRRATLVDGVVVVTGEPIAEQIAVNYNAEVLADPRDLGHSEATAIGVGAAIARGAQRVVLLPADVPAIDPAEIDGLLSAHTEDREVTIVPNRHGDGTNALVLTPPDVMGASFGEGSRARHAAAAEAAGAPVYEAEPATIMLDVDTGEDLVALQERLAEVRGGASHTRGLLPRIL; encoded by the coding sequence GTGAAGACCATCGCCGTCGTTCCCGTCAAGCGGTTCGGGCAGGCCAAGACGCGCCTGGCCGACGCCCTGCCCGCCCGCTCGCGCGTGGCGCTCATGCAGGCGATGGTCACCGACGTGCTGATCGCGCTGCGCCGGGCGACGCTCGTCGACGGCGTCGTCGTCGTCACGGGCGAGCCGATCGCCGAGCAGATCGCGGTGAACTACAACGCCGAGGTCCTCGCCGACCCGCGCGACCTGGGGCACAGCGAGGCCACGGCCATCGGCGTCGGGGCCGCGATCGCCCGCGGCGCCCAGCGCGTCGTCCTGCTCCCCGCCGACGTGCCGGCGATCGACCCCGCCGAGATCGACGGACTGCTCTCCGCGCACACGGAGGACCGCGAGGTCACGATCGTGCCCAACCGCCACGGCGACGGCACGAACGCGCTCGTCCTGACGCCCCCGGACGTGATGGGCGCGTCCTTCGGCGAGGGCAGCCGCGCCCGCCACGCGGCCGCAGCCGAGGCCGCCGGCGCGCCCGTCTACGAGGCCGAGCCCGCGACGATCATGCTCGACGTCGACACGGGCGAGGACCTCGTCGCGCTGCAGGAGCGGCTGGCCGAGGTCCGCGGCGGCGCGTCGCACACCCGCGGGCTCCTCCCCCGCATCCTGTAG
- the cofE gene encoding coenzyme F420-0:L-glutamate ligase: MTAALTARPLAPLPEVRPGDDLAALVRAANDDAPFAPGDVLVVSHKVVSKAEGALIDLRAVTPSPRAVALAAELEKEPALVEVILGQTAEIVRARRGVLICRTVHGFVCANAGVDRSNVAEGWCVTLPADADASARALRAALPGRPAVVIADSFGRAWRQGQAEVAIGCAGLETLDDQRGGTDRHGRELRATVIATADHVAGAADLVRGKTSGQPAVVVGGLGARVTAEDGPGAAVLRRAAEQDLFGA; this comes from the coding sequence GTGACCGCCGCGCTCACCGCCCGGCCGCTCGCGCCGCTGCCCGAGGTGCGGCCGGGCGACGACCTCGCCGCCCTGGTCCGGGCCGCGAACGACGACGCGCCGTTCGCCCCGGGCGACGTGCTCGTCGTCTCGCACAAGGTCGTCTCGAAGGCCGAGGGCGCGCTGATCGACCTGCGCGCGGTGACGCCGTCGCCGCGCGCGGTCGCGCTGGCCGCCGAGCTGGAGAAGGAGCCCGCGCTCGTCGAGGTGATCCTGGGCCAGACGGCCGAGATCGTCCGCGCCCGCCGCGGCGTGCTGATCTGCCGCACGGTCCACGGCTTCGTCTGCGCGAACGCCGGCGTCGACCGGTCGAACGTCGCGGAGGGCTGGTGCGTCACCCTGCCCGCCGACGCGGACGCCTCCGCCCGCGCGCTGCGCGCCGCGCTGCCGGGCCGTCCCGCCGTCGTGATCGCCGACTCCTTCGGACGCGCGTGGCGCCAGGGGCAGGCCGAGGTGGCGATCGGCTGCGCCGGCCTGGAGACGCTGGACGACCAGCGCGGCGGGACCGACCGCCACGGACGCGAGCTGCGCGCCACCGTCATCGCGACCGCGGACCACGTGGCCGGCGCGGCGGACCTCGTCCGCGGCAAGACGTCGGGCCAGCCCGCCGTCGTCGTGGGCGGGCTGGGCGCGCGCGTCACGGCAGAGGACGGCCCGGGCGCGGCGGTGCTGCGCCGCGCCGCCGAGCAGGACCTGTTCGGCGCTTGA
- a CDS encoding FAD-dependent oxidoreductase — MSRATDTDVLVVGGGPAGVEAALALRELARGPLRVTLLSASTTLRHRPLAAYAGLLDAPGPPPDLRAVAAAHDLDLRLGRLAGVDAAARAVVTADGERIAYRALVLAPGARARRAVDGAVTLGVAADEPALEALGRRVRAGEVGRVAVVVPAGVRWTLPAYELALLLRHGSAAPRVAVVTAEAAPLQALGPAAGAALAALLERHDVGVWTGTFVEAVADGRLWLPWQGAPPVDAAVALAVPAGPAVPGLPCDAAGFLPVDARGRVRGEHEVWAVGDAADHPLKQGGLALQQAEVAARDVLRHVELGPADDAPVPEPVLRATLLDGDGAAYVEVRRDGDGWRTAVSSVPLWWPPAKVAGGRVSALLPEAHGPVRAAGAPHGSAPAPGRAPAPPGA, encoded by the coding sequence ATGAGCCGCGCGACCGACACCGACGTCCTCGTCGTCGGCGGCGGTCCCGCCGGCGTGGAGGCGGCGCTCGCGCTGCGCGAGCTGGCGCGCGGCCCGCTGCGCGTGACGTTGCTGAGCGCGTCGACCACCCTGCGCCACCGGCCGCTGGCCGCGTACGCCGGGCTGCTCGACGCGCCGGGCCCGCCGCCCGACCTGCGCGCCGTGGCCGCCGCGCACGACCTGGACCTGCGGCTCGGCCGGCTCGCCGGCGTCGACGCCGCGGCCCGGGCCGTCGTGACGGCGGACGGCGAGCGCATCGCGTACCGCGCCCTGGTCCTCGCGCCCGGCGCCCGCGCGCGGCGCGCCGTCGACGGCGCGGTGACGCTCGGCGTGGCCGCGGACGAGCCGGCGCTCGAGGCCCTCGGCCGCCGGGTCCGCGCCGGCGAGGTGGGCCGCGTCGCCGTCGTGGTGCCGGCCGGCGTCCGCTGGACGCTGCCGGCCTACGAGCTGGCGCTGCTGCTGCGGCACGGGTCGGCCGCGCCGCGGGTGGCGGTCGTGACCGCCGAGGCGGCCCCGCTGCAGGCGCTCGGCCCCGCGGCGGGGGCGGCGCTCGCGGCGCTGCTGGAGCGGCATGACGTCGGCGTCTGGACGGGCACGTTCGTCGAGGCCGTGGCCGACGGGCGGTTGTGGCTGCCGTGGCAGGGGGCGCCGCCGGTGGACGCGGCGGTGGCGCTCGCCGTGCCGGCCGGTCCCGCGGTGCCCGGGCTGCCGTGCGACGCCGCGGGCTTCCTGCCCGTCGACGCGCGGGGGCGCGTGCGCGGAGAGCACGAGGTCTGGGCCGTCGGGGACGCCGCCGACCACCCGCTCAAGCAGGGCGGCCTGGCGCTGCAGCAGGCCGAGGTGGCGGCGCGCGACGTGCTCCGCCACGTCGAGCTGGGGCCCGCCGACGACGCGCCGGTGCCGGAACCGGTCCTCCGCGCGACGCTCCTGGACGGCGACGGCGCCGCGTACGTCGAGGTGCGGCGCGACGGCGACGGGTGGCGCACCGCCGTCTCGTCGGTCCCGCTGTGGTGGCCGCCCGCGAAGGTCGCCGGCGGCCGCGTGAGCGCGCTCCTGCCCGAGGCGCACGGTCCCGTGCGGGCCGCCGGCGCCCCGCACGGATCCGCCCCGGCGCCCGGGCGTGCGCCCGCGCCGCCGGGGGCATAG
- a CDS encoding OsmC family protein, whose amino-acid sequence MSTDEAPVHAYRTTLAWSGSTGVGYEGYDRGHRVAAPPADAALELSSDPAFRGAPERLNPEQLLVAAASSCQLLAFLAVAARARLDVVAYADDASGEMPERGRATPWLERIVLRPTVTVRGDVSEERLRKLTDLAHRECFVAASLRSEIVVEPTFVRA is encoded by the coding sequence GTGTCGACCGACGAGGCTCCCGTCCACGCCTACCGCACGACGCTCGCCTGGTCGGGGTCGACGGGCGTCGGCTACGAGGGCTACGACCGCGGCCACCGCGTCGCCGCCCCGCCGGCCGACGCGGCGCTGGAGCTCTCGTCGGACCCTGCGTTCCGCGGCGCACCCGAGCGGCTCAACCCGGAGCAGCTGCTCGTGGCGGCGGCCAGCTCGTGCCAGCTCCTCGCCTTCCTCGCCGTCGCCGCGCGCGCCCGGCTGGACGTCGTCGCCTACGCGGACGACGCGTCGGGCGAGATGCCGGAGCGCGGCCGCGCGACCCCCTGGCTCGAGCGGATCGTGCTGCGCCCGACCGTCACGGTCCGCGGCGACGTCTCCGAGGAGCGGCTGCGGAAGCTGACCGACCTGGCCCACCGCGAGTGCTTCGTCGCGGCGAGCCTGCGCTCCGAGATCGTCGTCGAGCCGACGTTCGTGCGCGCGTAG
- the cofD gene encoding 2-phospho-L-lactate transferase, whose amino-acid sequence MSGARPAGPVVALSGGTGGAKLARGLADHAGEDLVVIANTGDDVEIYGTYVSPDPDLTTFWLADRIDARGWGLEGDTFGVMDGLRELGDEVWFNLGDRDLALCARRARRLAEGARLTETFAEAARAYGVGATILPPSDDPVRTRVRADGRWWDFQEFMIRRRGDGPVEDVVFDGAAEAAATPEALEAIRTASAVVVGPSNPVISIGPILAVPEIRAALRATDAPVVAVAPFVAGEVLKGPTRDFLAWAGVDADARGVARLYEGLLDGLVTDEPGVEVPGVAVRTADTLLSDPDARRRVAGDVLAFCAELAPRPSAAGDPS is encoded by the coding sequence GTGAGCGGGGCGCGTCCAGCCGGCCCGGTCGTCGCGCTGTCGGGCGGCACGGGCGGGGCGAAGCTCGCCCGCGGGCTGGCCGACCACGCCGGCGAGGACCTCGTCGTCATCGCCAACACGGGCGACGACGTCGAGATCTACGGCACGTACGTCAGCCCGGATCCCGACCTGACGACGTTCTGGCTCGCGGACCGCATCGACGCGCGCGGCTGGGGCCTCGAAGGCGACACGTTCGGCGTCATGGACGGCCTGCGCGAGCTCGGCGACGAGGTGTGGTTCAACCTCGGCGACCGCGACCTGGCCCTGTGCGCGCGGCGCGCACGGCGCCTGGCGGAGGGCGCCCGCCTGACGGAGACGTTCGCCGAGGCCGCCCGCGCCTACGGCGTCGGCGCGACGATCCTGCCGCCCTCCGACGACCCCGTCCGCACCCGCGTGCGGGCCGACGGCCGCTGGTGGGACTTCCAGGAGTTCATGATCCGCCGCCGCGGCGACGGCCCCGTCGAGGACGTCGTCTTCGACGGCGCGGCCGAGGCCGCCGCGACGCCCGAGGCGCTCGAGGCGATCCGCACGGCGTCCGCGGTCGTCGTCGGCCCGTCCAACCCGGTCATCTCGATCGGCCCGATCCTGGCGGTCCCCGAGATCCGCGCGGCGCTGCGCGCGACGGACGCCCCCGTCGTCGCCGTCGCGCCCTTCGTCGCCGGCGAGGTCCTCAAGGGGCCGACGCGCGACTTCCTGGCCTGGGCCGGCGTCGACGCCGACGCCCGCGGCGTCGCCCGCCTGTACGAGGGCCTGCTCGACGGCCTGGTGACCGACGAGCCGGGCGTCGAGGTGCCGGGCGTCGCCGTCCGCACCGCCGACACGCTGCTGTCCGACCCCGACGCCCGCCGCCGCGTCGCCGGGGACGTCCTCGCGTTCTGCGCCGAGCTCGCTCCCCGTCCCTCCGCGGCCGGAGATCCCTCGTGA
- the npdG gene encoding NADPH-dependent F420 reductase — protein MSSPVAILGGTGQLGFGLALRLGRAGVPIVLGSRDAGRAREAAERAAGLVPEGTFSGDENAAAAAAAERFVVLAVPFASQAPTLKGLGEALTEGQILIDATVPLGPAVGGKPTHLLQPWHGSAAQQAQALVPKGVRVVSGLHTLAASLLEDLDHDLDQDTLICGDRKADKEPVAELLGRIEGLRVLDAGRLEQSRIVEGLTPLLIGLNIRYKTHAGLRITGLA, from the coding sequence GTGTCTTCCCCGGTGGCGATCCTCGGCGGTACCGGTCAGCTCGGGTTCGGGCTGGCTCTTCGACTCGGCCGGGCGGGGGTGCCGATCGTCCTCGGCTCGCGCGACGCCGGCCGGGCCCGCGAGGCCGCCGAGCGCGCCGCCGGCCTGGTGCCCGAGGGGACGTTCTCCGGCGACGAGAACGCCGCGGCGGCCGCCGCGGCCGAGCGCTTCGTCGTGCTCGCCGTCCCCTTCGCCAGCCAGGCGCCGACGCTGAAGGGCCTGGGCGAGGCGCTGACCGAGGGGCAGATCCTGATCGACGCCACGGTGCCGCTCGGGCCCGCGGTCGGCGGCAAGCCGACGCACCTGCTCCAGCCGTGGCACGGCTCGGCGGCGCAGCAGGCGCAAGCCCTCGTGCCCAAGGGCGTCCGGGTCGTCTCCGGCCTGCACACCCTGGCCGCCAGCCTGCTCGAGGACCTGGACCACGACCTGGACCAGGACACCCTGATCTGCGGCGACCGCAAGGCCGACAAGGAGCCCGTCGCCGAGCTGCTGGGGCGCATCGAGGGGCTGCGCGTGCTCGACGCCGGCCGCCTGGAGCAGAGCCGCATCGTCGAGGGCCTGACGCCGCTGCTCATCGGCCTGAACATCCGCTACAAGACGCACGCCGGGCTGCGCATCACGGGGCTCGCGTGA
- a CDS encoding MBL fold metallo-hydrolase, with product MGEDLPRTVDLLHLGRPKAMSAHLFDDVIVDPGCEKTIGRVLDALDGRTPRAILLTHIHFDHAGGTGALLERFPHAEVWVHERGAKHLIDPTRLVASARKVFGDYFDELWGRVIPVPEENVRVLRGGEEEGPWRVAYTPGHAQHHVSYFHVPTRVAYTGDVTGIRIDGGPALPPTPPPDIDPPLWHRSLETVAAWEPRALAYMHFGTTTEDPMDQIATMHDSLDVFTEAARTTDAQGMADWIRRWVLERAGEDGLPTYYAAGPFEGLWAGLDRYWKRVERGEAEAPGGGTGPAAAGA from the coding sequence ATGGGAGAGGACCTGCCGCGCACCGTCGACCTGCTGCACCTGGGCCGGCCGAAGGCGATGTCGGCCCACCTGTTCGACGACGTCATCGTCGACCCGGGCTGCGAGAAGACGATCGGCCGCGTGCTCGACGCCCTCGACGGCCGCACGCCCCGCGCGATCCTGCTCACGCACATCCACTTCGACCACGCGGGCGGCACCGGGGCCCTGCTCGAGCGCTTCCCGCACGCCGAGGTCTGGGTGCACGAGCGGGGGGCGAAGCACCTCATCGACCCGACCCGCCTCGTCGCGAGCGCGCGCAAGGTCTTCGGCGACTACTTCGACGAGCTGTGGGGCCGCGTGATCCCCGTGCCGGAGGAGAACGTCCGGGTGCTCCGCGGCGGCGAGGAGGAGGGCCCGTGGCGCGTGGCCTACACGCCCGGCCACGCGCAGCACCACGTCTCGTACTTCCACGTGCCGACCCGCGTGGCCTACACGGGCGACGTGACCGGCATCCGGATCGACGGCGGTCCGGCGCTGCCGCCGACCCCGCCGCCCGACATCGACCCGCCGCTCTGGCACCGGTCGCTCGAGACCGTCGCGGCGTGGGAGCCCCGCGCCCTGGCCTACATGCACTTCGGGACCACCACGGAGGACCCGATGGACCAGATCGCCACGATGCACGACTCCCTGGACGTCTTCACCGAGGCGGCGCGCACGACCGACGCGCAGGGCATGGCCGACTGGATCCGCCGCTGGGTGCTGGAGCGCGCGGGGGAGGACGGCCTGCCGACGTACTACGCCGCCGGACCGTTCGAGGGCCTGTGGGCGGGGCTGGACCGCTACTGGAAGCGCGTCGAGCGCGGCGAGGCCGAGGCCCCGGGCGGCGGCACCGGACCCGCGGCCGCGGGGGCGTAG
- the ccrA gene encoding crotonyl-CoA carboxylase/reductase, which produces MSADLTTLHTARTAPGELPGTMSAWVIREDRLGEPKDAIQLEEVDVPEPGAFEVIVRVMAAGVNFNNVWAALGQPISIFRYGDHPETGHHIGGSDASGVVWKVGDGVTRWKPGDEVVVHCNQASYEDVEVHGLDPLAAPSQRIWGYETTWGSFAEFCKVQAQQLLPKPKHLSWAEAASYGLTYFTAYRMLMDQANMQAGDKVLVWGAAGGLGVFALQLAKAAGADAVGVVSSDEKGKLVEQLGAVGYINRNEFAGMMRKGGETPEEEKARFKTSRAFSNRVAELLGGEQPNIVFEHVGKATFPTSVLTVRPFGKVVICGATSGYNLDFDVRYLWMKQKEIIGSHFANAWESTRANALIDEGKIRPVLWKTLPFDEVANAHQLLRDNQHLGKIAILVGAKDEDEGREETTPARPGAIRAEVGA; this is translated from the coding sequence ATGAGCGCCGATCTCACGACTCTGCACACCGCACGCACCGCGCCCGGGGAGCTGCCGGGGACGATGTCCGCGTGGGTCATCCGCGAGGACCGCCTCGGGGAGCCGAAGGACGCCATCCAGCTCGAGGAGGTCGACGTCCCGGAGCCCGGCGCGTTCGAGGTGATCGTCCGCGTGATGGCCGCGGGCGTGAACTTCAACAACGTCTGGGCGGCGCTCGGTCAGCCCATCTCGATCTTCCGCTACGGCGACCACCCCGAGACCGGCCACCACATCGGCGGCTCGGACGCGTCGGGCGTCGTCTGGAAGGTCGGCGACGGCGTCACGCGCTGGAAGCCGGGCGACGAGGTCGTCGTGCACTGCAACCAGGCCTCCTACGAGGACGTCGAGGTCCACGGCCTCGACCCGCTCGCCGCGCCGTCGCAGCGGATCTGGGGCTACGAGACGACGTGGGGCTCGTTCGCCGAGTTCTGCAAGGTCCAGGCCCAGCAGCTGCTGCCGAAGCCGAAGCACCTGTCCTGGGCCGAGGCGGCCTCGTACGGCCTGACGTACTTCACCGCCTACCGCATGCTCATGGACCAGGCGAACATGCAGGCGGGCGACAAGGTCCTCGTCTGGGGCGCCGCGGGCGGCCTGGGCGTCTTCGCGCTGCAGCTGGCGAAGGCCGCCGGCGCGGACGCGGTCGGCGTCGTGTCGAGCGACGAGAAGGGCAAGCTCGTCGAGCAGCTCGGCGCCGTCGGCTACATCAACCGCAACGAGTTCGCGGGCATGATGCGCAAGGGCGGCGAGACCCCCGAGGAGGAGAAGGCGCGCTTCAAGACCTCGCGCGCGTTCTCCAACCGCGTCGCCGAGCTGCTGGGCGGCGAGCAGCCGAACATCGTCTTCGAGCACGTCGGCAAGGCCACCTTCCCCACGTCCGTCCTGACGGTCCGCCCGTTCGGCAAGGTCGTGATCTGCGGCGCGACGTCGGGCTACAACCTGGACTTCGACGTCCGCTACCTGTGGATGAAGCAGAAGGAGATCATCGGCTCCCACTTCGCCAACGCGTGGGAGTCGACCCGCGCGAACGCCCTGATCGACGAGGGCAAGATCCGTCCGGTGCTCTGGAAGACGCTGCCGTTCGACGAGGTCGCCAACGCCCACCAGCTGCTGCGCGACAACCAGCACCTGGGCAAGATCGCGATCCTCGTCGGCGCGAAGGACGAGGACGAGGGCCGCGAGGAGACGACGCCGGCCCGTCCGGGCGCCATCCGCGCCGAGGTCGGCGCCTGA
- a CDS encoding ATP-dependent Clp protease adaptor ClpS, with the protein MSQTIEQTRHAGPGTGLGGSWNVIVRDDDHNTHQGVAVALARFIPGITVESGLQIADRIHRTGLAIVWTGHKELAEHYWEQLRGAGLTMAPLEQA; encoded by the coding sequence GTGAGCCAGACCATCGAGCAGACACGCCACGCCGGCCCGGGCACCGGGCTGGGCGGCTCCTGGAACGTGATCGTCCGCGACGACGACCACAACACGCACCAGGGCGTGGCCGTCGCGCTGGCCCGCTTCATCCCCGGCATCACCGTCGAGTCCGGCCTGCAGATCGCCGACCGCATCCACCGCACCGGCCTGGCGATCGTGTGGACCGGCCACAAGGAGCTGGCCGAGCACTACTGGGAGCAGCTGCGCGGCGCCGGCCTGACGATGGCGCCGCTCGAGCAGGCCTGA
- a CDS encoding folate-binding protein YgfZ — protein sequence MLDLPQDPVPATGPDPERLAREHAQASTGAALVDRSAAGKLALTGAEARAFLTGQVTADVEALTPGHGTYAALLTPKGKIVADLRILALPGAGEDDGELLLLCERSGLQALFDHLRRHLIGYAAELHKRTLQTGLLSLAGPRALGVLDGAARELPGDEHAAVRAEIDGVPALLVRTDVGVDLLPDAARTDELRAALEARGAVAVSEEALEILRVERGRPRLHHEMDEGVMPAEVGIVERAVSFTKGCYVGQETVARLHWRGRPNRHLRGLELDRPVPVGSPILEDGRELGRVTTSVVSPVRGPIALALVRREVEPGATVVLRPAEGGPTTARVVALPFGPADGSDGDGPAPVTA from the coding sequence ATGCTCGACCTGCCCCAGGATCCCGTCCCCGCGACCGGTCCGGACCCCGAGCGGCTGGCGCGCGAGCACGCCCAGGCGTCCACGGGCGCCGCGCTGGTGGACCGCTCCGCCGCCGGCAAGCTGGCGCTGACGGGCGCCGAGGCCCGCGCGTTCCTGACCGGGCAGGTCACCGCGGACGTCGAGGCGCTGACGCCGGGGCACGGGACCTACGCGGCGCTGCTGACGCCGAAGGGCAAGATCGTCGCGGACCTGCGGATCCTCGCGCTCCCGGGCGCGGGCGAGGACGACGGCGAGCTGCTCCTGCTCTGCGAGCGCTCGGGCCTGCAGGCGCTGTTCGACCACCTGCGCCGGCACCTCATCGGCTACGCGGCCGAGCTGCACAAGCGCACGCTGCAGACCGGCCTGCTGTCGCTCGCCGGGCCGCGGGCGCTCGGCGTGCTCGACGGCGCCGCGCGCGAGCTGCCGGGCGACGAGCACGCCGCGGTGCGCGCCGAGATCGACGGCGTGCCGGCGCTGCTCGTGCGGACCGACGTCGGGGTCGACCTGCTGCCCGACGCCGCGCGGACGGACGAGCTGCGCGCGGCGCTCGAGGCCCGCGGTGCCGTCGCGGTGTCCGAGGAGGCGCTCGAGATCCTGCGCGTCGAGCGCGGCCGCCCGCGCCTGCACCACGAGATGGACGAGGGCGTCATGCCCGCCGAGGTGGGCATCGTCGAGCGCGCCGTCAGCTTCACGAAGGGCTGCTACGTCGGGCAGGAGACGGTCGCGCGCCTGCACTGGCGCGGGCGCCCCAACCGCCATCTGCGCGGGCTGGAGCTCGACCGGCCCGTGCCGGTCGGCAGCCCGATCCTCGAGGACGGCCGCGAGCTGGGGCGCGTCACCACGTCCGTCGTCTCGCCCGTGCGCGGTCCGATCGCGCTCGCCCTCGTGCGCCGCGAGGTCGAGCCGGGGGCCACCGTGGTGCTGCGGCCCGCCGAGGGCGGCCCCACGACCGCGCGCGTCGTCGCCCTCCCCTTCGGGCCGGCGGACGGGTCGGACGGCGACGGGCCGGCGCCGGTCACCGCCTGA
- a CDS encoding ABC transporter substrate-binding protein gives MVIRCAALATGVAVLAGCGGSDDGGAGGARAATTTTAARPASPLSLTLDFTPNAVHSGLYVAQQRGAFARAGVRVRIRVPGSGADGAKLLAAGRTDLAIMDIHDVALAQQEGANLVAVAAVVQRPLAAVLADGAVRRPRDLEGRRVGVTGLPSDDAALDQIVRGDGGDPQRVRRATIGFEAVASVVSGKVDASVGFWNAEGVALRARRPRTRIFRLDEFGAPRYPELLVMATRRTVETRGDAVARFAAALGEGYRTVARSTPTDDAAIVRDLRAGSGDRTIDPETTTQQLDAVRPAFADAAGGAGTIDRAVMRTWSRWETQVGITKRAPDVDRLVWTRAPGR, from the coding sequence GTGGTGATCCGGTGCGCCGCGCTCGCGACGGGCGTGGCCGTGCTGGCGGGGTGCGGCGGATCCGACGACGGCGGAGCCGGCGGCGCGCGCGCCGCCACCACGACGACCGCGGCCCGTCCCGCGAGCCCGCTCAGCCTGACCCTCGACTTCACGCCGAACGCGGTGCACAGCGGCCTGTACGTCGCGCAGCAGCGCGGTGCGTTCGCCCGCGCCGGGGTGCGCGTGCGGATCCGGGTGCCCGGGTCCGGCGCCGACGGCGCCAAGCTCCTGGCGGCCGGGCGCACCGACCTGGCGATCATGGACATCCACGACGTGGCGCTCGCCCAGCAGGAGGGCGCCAACCTGGTCGCCGTCGCGGCCGTCGTGCAGCGGCCCCTGGCGGCCGTCCTCGCCGACGGCGCCGTCCGCCGCCCGCGCGACCTCGAGGGCCGGCGCGTCGGCGTCACGGGCCTGCCGAGCGACGACGCCGCCCTCGACCAGATCGTCCGCGGCGACGGCGGCGACCCGCAGCGCGTGCGGCGCGCCACGATCGGCTTCGAGGCCGTGGCGTCCGTGGTCTCGGGCAAGGTCGATGCGTCCGTCGGCTTCTGGAACGCCGAGGGCGTCGCGCTGCGGGCGCGCCGCCCGCGCACCCGGATCTTCCGCCTGGACGAGTTCGGCGCTCCCCGCTACCCCGAGCTGCTCGTGATGGCCACGCGCCGGACGGTCGAGACCCGCGGCGACGCGGTCGCCCGGTTCGCCGCCGCCCTGGGCGAGGGCTACCGCACCGTCGCGCGCTCGACGCCGACCGACGACGCCGCGATCGTGCGCGACCTGCGCGCCGGGTCGGGCGACCGCACGATCGACCCCGAGACGACGACCCAGCAGCTCGACGCGGTGCGCCCCGCCTTCGCGGACGCCGCCGGCGGTGCCGGCACGATCGACCGCGCCGTGATGCGCACGTGGTCGCGCTGGGAGACGCAGGTGGGGATCACGAAGCGGGCGCCGGACGTCGACCGGCTGGTCTGGACGCGCGCGCCCGGCCGCTGA
- the greA gene encoding transcription elongation factor GreA, producing MEAGESITPEGLEALNRELDELEGPRRREIAARIQRARELGDLKENAEYHQAKDDQAHLETRIASLVERRRNAVVTEISTASHEVGFGATVVLVDEDTGREQTWTIVGAAEADASAGKISIESPVAQAVIGKPIGNVVDVTTPRGVRHLRIDRVN from the coding sequence ATGGAAGCCGGCGAGTCGATCACCCCCGAGGGCCTCGAGGCGCTGAACCGCGAGCTGGACGAGCTCGAGGGCCCGCGTCGTCGCGAGATCGCGGCGCGCATCCAGCGTGCGCGCGAGCTCGGCGATCTCAAGGAGAACGCGGAGTACCACCAGGCCAAGGACGACCAGGCGCACCTGGAGACGCGCATCGCGTCCCTCGTCGAGCGGCGCCGCAACGCGGTCGTCACCGAGATCTCGACGGCGTCGCACGAGGTCGGCTTCGGCGCCACCGTCGTCCTCGTCGACGAGGACACGGGCCGCGAGCAGACGTGGACCATCGTGGGCGCCGCCGAGGCCGACGCGTCCGCCGGCAAGATCTCGATCGAGTCGCCCGTCGCGCAGGCCGTCATCGGCAAGCCGATCGGCAACGTCGTCGACGTCACCACGCCGCGCGGCGTGAGGCACCTGCGCATCGACCGCGTGAACTGA